A single Symbiobacterium thermophilum IAM 14863 DNA region contains:
- a CDS encoding DNA-methyltransferase: MQHERITPPPKLELQGSLILEGDARLALQRIPDNSIQCVVTSPPYWSLRDYGIEGQIGLEDSVYQYINTLVSVFREVRRVLKPDGTLWLNIGDSYTSGGRTWRAPDKKNQARAMSIRPDTPEGLKPKDLIGVPWRLAFALQQDGWYLRSDIIWHKPNAMPESVKDRPTRSHEYIFLFSKSERYYYDYQAIREENGRNRRSVWHINTQPNKEAHFAVFPTTLVEPCILAGSKPGDYVLDPFLGSGTTAVVCQNLDRKYVGIELNPEYIQIAVKRLTSILTEAPQVTKVVI, translated from the coding sequence GTGCAGCACGAAAGGATCACGCCACCGCCAAAGCTAGAACTGCAGGGATCGCTCATCCTTGAAGGTGACGCTAGGCTGGCCCTGCAACGAATTCCAGACAACTCAATCCAGTGTGTGGTCACTTCACCGCCATACTGGAGCCTCCGGGATTACGGCATCGAAGGGCAGATCGGCCTGGAAGACTCGGTGTACCAGTACATCAACACATTGGTAAGCGTCTTTCGCGAGGTCCGCAGGGTGCTAAAGCCAGACGGCACCCTTTGGCTCAATATCGGCGACAGCTACACCAGTGGCGGCCGTACCTGGCGGGCACCCGATAAGAAAAACCAGGCCCGTGCTATGTCGATACGGCCTGATACCCCAGAAGGGTTGAAGCCTAAAGACCTGATCGGCGTCCCGTGGCGCCTCGCCTTCGCCCTCCAGCAAGACGGATGGTATTTGCGATCCGACATCATCTGGCATAAGCCTAATGCCATGCCGGAGTCCGTAAAGGATCGACCAACCCGGTCGCATGAGTACATCTTCCTCTTTTCCAAGTCAGAGAGGTACTATTACGACTATCAGGCCATTCGAGAAGAGAATGGGCGCAATCGCCGCTCTGTCTGGCACATCAACACCCAGCCAAACAAGGAAGCCCATTTTGCGGTCTTCCCCACAACTCTGGTTGAGCCGTGTATCCTTGCTGGCAGTAAGCCTGGCGACTACGTGCTCGATCCTTTCCTTGGGTCAGGCACAACGGCTGTAGTGTGTCAGAATCTGGATCGTAAATATGTAGGCATCGAACTTAACCCGGAGTACATTCAAATCGCCGTCAAGCGTTTGACAAGCATCCTGACCGAGGCCCCACAAGTTACAAAGGTAGTGATTTAG
- a CDS encoding transposase, with protein MQSHGTTPNIAAQAIKSTTRHGFLVALGWVAQRLNLAEILNRHLRIKQKTYAHTPVDKVVEALVAILGNCRYMKDLNFDPEPLVADPAVAQAWGQERFAHFSTVCATFSKLTEENVQQLSDALAEIQAPLLQQEVAAVAGPDRSGMVIVDIDLTGQKVRGETRQYTGTDFGYIQGKLARGYQIAAAFLSGKQQRFAIDGLLKSGKANSRSGACLLELIPRIEARIGRPLRRVEWVEACLAQQKARVRQLYQQLQTVSGKGSARRKQKLQREFQEEVQHLREVNQRLRQYRQENRTNLAPLRILLRADSAFGTPEVIQRLLELGYEFTIKSYSGSNVAYKHLFDAVPAENWVEVEKNRFASEAVTVPGPTLLAPYPVRLVAMRRWDADGREVRSVILTTLQPEELTTTEVVKLYHGRQTIEAGFQEWKGTFHFGTPRLRKYEANAAFTQLVLFAFNLVRWAWRFLSTNSPKLAEAGSRLLVRVAARCRATIRCLGDTLRLVFSRGTPLAGAEITLNRATPYPYALLTPRMSSCSRET; from the coding sequence ATGCAGTCTCATGGTACGACACCCAACATCGCTGCGCAAGCCATCAAGTCCACCACCCGACATGGTTTTCTCGTCGCTCTTGGCTGGGTAGCTCAAAGGCTCAACCTGGCTGAGATCCTGAATCGGCACCTGCGCATCAAGCAGAAGACCTACGCCCACACGCCGGTTGACAAGGTGGTCGAGGCGTTGGTTGCCATTCTCGGCAACTGTCGCTACATGAAGGATCTCAACTTCGACCCTGAGCCGCTGGTTGCCGATCCTGCCGTAGCTCAAGCCTGGGGGCAGGAACGCTTTGCTCACTTTTCCACCGTCTGTGCGACCTTCAGCAAGCTGACGGAGGAGAACGTTCAGCAGCTTTCCGACGCACTCGCTGAGATCCAGGCCCCGCTGCTTCAGCAGGAGGTGGCTGCCGTAGCAGGTCCAGACCGCTCCGGAATGGTCATCGTCGACATTGACCTCACCGGCCAGAAGGTTCGGGGCGAGACCAGGCAGTACACCGGTACCGACTTCGGCTACATCCAGGGGAAGTTGGCCCGAGGCTATCAGATCGCAGCCGCCTTCCTCAGCGGGAAGCAGCAGCGCTTTGCCATCGACGGCCTTCTCAAGTCCGGCAAGGCCAACAGCCGTTCCGGCGCCTGCCTGCTCGAACTGATTCCCAGGATCGAAGCCCGGATTGGTCGTCCCCTGCGGCGAGTCGAATGGGTCGAGGCATGCCTGGCTCAGCAGAAGGCTCGGGTCAGGCAGCTGTATCAGCAACTGCAGACGGTATCAGGCAAGGGCAGCGCCCGCCGGAAGCAGAAGCTGCAGCGTGAGTTCCAGGAGGAGGTTCAGCACCTCCGTGAAGTGAACCAGCGACTCCGGCAGTACCGGCAGGAGAATCGGACGAACCTGGCTCCCCTCCGTATTCTGCTGCGAGCTGACAGCGCCTTTGGCACGCCGGAAGTGATCCAGCGCCTGCTGGAACTGGGGTATGAGTTCACCATCAAGTCCTACTCCGGAAGCAACGTCGCCTACAAGCACCTCTTCGACGCTGTACCGGCAGAGAACTGGGTTGAAGTCGAGAAGAACCGGTTTGCCTCCGAAGCCGTTACCGTACCTGGCCCCACTTTGCTCGCACCGTATCCGGTGCGACTGGTCGCCATGCGCCGCTGGGACGCCGATGGCCGGGAGGTCCGCAGCGTCATCCTGACTACGCTCCAGCCTGAGGAGCTCACCACGACAGAGGTCGTCAAGCTCTACCATGGACGGCAGACCATCGAAGCCGGGTTCCAGGAGTGGAAGGGAACGTTCCACTTTGGTACTCCTCGGCTGCGGAAGTATGAGGCCAACGCCGCCTTCACGCAGCTGGTCTTGTTCGCCTTCAACCTGGTGCGCTGGGCTTGGCGGTTTCTGAGCACGAACTCGCCCAAACTGGCCGAGGCGGGGAGTCGACTCTTGGTACGAGTAGCGGCCCGGTGCCGAGCAACCATTCGGTGCCTCGGCGACACGCTGCGGTTGGTGTTCAGCCGGGGTACTCCCCTGGCTGGAGCTGAGATTACCCTGAACCGGGCCACTCCCTACCCATACGCCCTTTTAACACCACGAATGTCGAGTTGTTCGCGTGAAACTTGA
- a CDS encoding BhlA/UviB family holin-like peptide, translating into MEEGLMKLAIEQGLWAALFVGLLLWTLRQNNARETRYLEIIKTLGEEVRARLDRLESLASRGRRDE; encoded by the coding sequence ATGGAGGAGGGCCTGATGAAGCTGGCCATCGAGCAGGGACTCTGGGCGGCACTCTTTGTGGGGCTGCTGCTGTGGACCTTGCGCCAGAACAACGCTCGTGAAACCCGGTACCTGGAGATCATCAAGACACTTGGCGAGGAGGTTCGGGCACGACTGGACAGGCTGGAGAGTCTGGCCTCCCGTGGCCGCCGGGATGAATAG
- a CDS encoding inorganic diphosphatase produces MSDAVSEALVEAIIEIPAGSQNKYEVDKKRGLLRLDRVLYSPVHYPTDYGFVDETLEEDGDPIDILVLVSNPTVPGCIVDTRIIGVLVMSDDKGVDNKLLGVAQKDPRYAQVADLSGVPPHRLLEIEHFFRTYKELEGKRTVIEGWFGLDVALEKLRAARELYRRTRSAHE; encoded by the coding sequence GTGTCTGATGCGGTTTCTGAGGCTCTGGTTGAAGCGATCATAGAGATCCCGGCAGGCAGCCAGAATAAGTACGAGGTCGACAAGAAGCGCGGTCTGCTGCGCCTGGACCGGGTGCTGTATTCGCCCGTCCATTACCCGACGGACTACGGTTTTGTCGATGAGACCCTCGAGGAGGACGGCGACCCCATCGACATCCTGGTCCTGGTCAGCAACCCCACGGTGCCCGGGTGCATCGTTGACACCCGGATCATCGGCGTGCTGGTGATGTCGGACGACAAGGGCGTCGACAACAAGCTGCTGGGGGTGGCGCAGAAGGATCCCCGTTACGCCCAGGTGGCCGACCTCAGCGGGGTGCCGCCGCACAGGCTGCTGGAGATCGAGCACTTCTTCCGGACGTATAAGGAGCTCGAGGGTAAGAGGACCGTGATCGAAGGCTGGTTCGGCCTGGACGTCGCCCTGGAGAAGCTGCGGGCGGCCAGGGAGCTGTACCGGCGCACCAGGTCGGCACACGAATGA
- a CDS encoding glutaredoxin family protein, which yields MAALRVYTKESCPGCLQIKRMLNYLQLAYEERRVDEQSADRERILALGFRSLPVVEVEGVGAVPGADPAQVEDLLVRAGLV from the coding sequence ATGGCGGCGCTCAGGGTGTACACGAAGGAGAGCTGTCCCGGTTGCCTTCAGATCAAGCGTATGCTGAACTATCTCCAACTTGCCTATGAGGAGCGCCGGGTGGACGAGCAGTCGGCAGACCGTGAACGTATCCTGGCGCTGGGCTTCCGCTCCCTCCCGGTGGTTGAGGTCGAAGGGGTCGGTGCGGTACCCGGTGCGGATCCAGCACAGGTGGAGGATCTGCTCGTCAGGGCCGGCCTGGTATAG
- a CDS encoding recombinase family protein, producing MGRTRGRRSSPSGELRRAAAYIRVSTGMQAEEGESLPAQQARLHAWAKENGYVIVREYVDAGESARTADRPQFVRMLQDAKAQPRPFDSVLVWKWDRFARNMEDASMYKALFRRRLGVELVSITQPTPEGAVGQLLERMLDLIAEFQSALTAENVYSTMAYLAEQGRWLGKRPFGYDLRDGRLVIKPDEAEAVAWAFRMVARRERSVYAIAEGFGTGNPFPATLARGYKWSPTAVRKMLQNEVYIGRATWNRRYTDIDHVDGKSTKIRGYRDPSDWITVENAHPAIVDEETFEAVQRVLEEYSSRYPKSKRGEYLFWGMVRCARCGHHLTWHETKKSPARLVCSEYFRPRHMACRPMVYIRPKDLEEAVIGAIQEIIAGAEQTPLTFAIPKQARAASPEALLAANAAKVQRLLEAYEAGAITLDDLKTRRTILEQEAERLRQAAASKDSGPDYEAQVAALRERLTDVLAILQDEEAPVAAKNQALGAVIREIVIDREAQRIDIHWRPIEEDLQQ from the coding sequence ATGGGCAGGACAAGAGGCAGGCGATCTAGCCCGTCCGGGGAACTTCGGCGGGCCGCCGCATACATTAGGGTGTCAACGGGCATGCAGGCGGAGGAGGGCGAAAGCCTTCCAGCCCAGCAGGCCCGTCTTCACGCGTGGGCCAAAGAGAACGGTTATGTGATCGTGCGGGAGTACGTCGATGCTGGAGAGTCGGCCCGCACAGCGGATCGCCCGCAGTTTGTGCGGATGCTCCAGGACGCCAAGGCGCAGCCCCGTCCGTTTGACAGTGTTTTGGTGTGGAAGTGGGACCGCTTCGCACGCAACATGGAAGACGCTTCCATGTATAAGGCCCTGTTCCGCCGGAGGCTGGGTGTGGAGTTGGTCAGCATCACCCAACCCACGCCGGAAGGGGCTGTGGGCCAGCTGTTGGAACGGATGCTTGACCTGATCGCAGAATTCCAAAGCGCCTTGACCGCCGAGAATGTGTACAGCACCATGGCCTACCTGGCGGAGCAGGGCCGCTGGCTTGGCAAGCGGCCGTTCGGGTACGACCTTCGGGATGGCCGCCTGGTGATCAAGCCTGATGAGGCGGAGGCTGTGGCGTGGGCGTTCAGGATGGTGGCTCGGCGGGAGCGATCTGTCTACGCCATAGCCGAGGGCTTTGGCACAGGCAACCCCTTTCCGGCCACGTTGGCTCGGGGGTACAAGTGGTCCCCAACCGCCGTCAGAAAGATGCTCCAGAACGAAGTGTACATCGGCCGGGCTACCTGGAACCGTCGCTATACAGATATTGACCACGTGGATGGTAAGTCCACGAAGATTCGTGGGTACCGTGACCCATCAGATTGGATCACTGTCGAGAACGCCCACCCTGCCATTGTTGATGAAGAGACGTTCGAGGCCGTCCAACGGGTTCTGGAGGAGTACAGCAGCCGCTACCCCAAGTCAAAGCGTGGTGAGTACCTGTTCTGGGGCATGGTACGGTGCGCCAGGTGCGGGCACCACCTGACCTGGCACGAGACGAAAAAGTCACCCGCTAGGCTTGTCTGCTCAGAATACTTCCGGCCGCGGCACATGGCCTGCCGTCCGATGGTCTACATTCGCCCCAAGGACTTGGAGGAGGCCGTCATAGGGGCGATTCAGGAGATCATCGCCGGGGCCGAGCAGACCCCGCTTACCTTTGCGATCCCGAAGCAGGCCAGGGCGGCCTCGCCAGAGGCACTGCTCGCCGCTAACGCCGCAAAGGTCCAGCGCCTCCTGGAAGCATACGAGGCCGGAGCCATCACCCTGGATGACCTCAAGACCCGGCGCACCATACTGGAGCAGGAGGCGGAGCGGCTGCGGCAAGCGGCGGCCAGCAAGGACAGCGGCCCGGATTACGAGGCGCAGGTTGCGGCCCTCCGGGAGCGGCTGACGGACGTGCTGGCCATCCTCCAGGACGAGGAGGCTCCTGTAGCCGCCAAGAACCAGGCGCTCGGTGCCGTCATCCGGGAAATCGTGATAGACCGGGAGGCCCAGCGCATCGACATCCACTGGCGGCCGATAGAGGAGGATTTACAACAGTAA
- a CDS encoding ribonucleoside-diphosphate reductase subunit alpha, whose amino-acid sequence MLLDERVNVPEIDLTELVVSACRSIYPERASEFIAELRPLLHATTDRSQQMDLAARLAAEKTSVEEPDWQYVAARLYLQKLYGEAARNRGYHQPGYGDFYELVRQLHAMGDEAGNRVYGAYMIEAYSEEEIRELGRYIRPERDELFTYVGLLHLADRYLIKGFHGEILELPQERYMHIAMHLASVESDRVTWAKRFYDVLSRQEMTVATPTFRNAATPLPQLSSCFIDTVDDSLQSIYDTNQSFAQVSKHGGGMGIYIGKLRARGSAIRGRKGAAAGVIPWVRNYNDTAVAVDQLGARKGAVSIWLDVWHKEIFEFLALKLNNGDDRMRAHDIFPGVCVPDAFMRAVEQDADWHLFCPHEVRTEMGFSLEDAWGEEWERRYRLCVEAAHADKLDATVVRARQVAKAMLKSQYETGGPFLFFRDTVNRLNPNKHAGMVYCSNLCTEIAQNQSPTRLIEKTDDGEVITYRWQPGDFVVCNLASINLSKVHTEEKIAEVVPLAIRMLDNVIDLNFYPVPQAKITNKKYRAIGLGVHGYHQMLAELGIHWESEDHLRKADEVFELLNYYAVKTSIELAAEKGCYPLCKGSDWETGEYFALRGYESDRWQALRRQAAEVGLRNAYLLAIAPTSSTSLLCGTTASVDPIYDRVYNEGKKDQVIPLAAPGLSPKTYLYYKPAHQIDQTWSIRAAGVRQRHIDQSQSFNLYIRPDIKGRDFLNLYMQAWKNGLKTVYYVRSRSLEVTEAECEACQA is encoded by the coding sequence ATGTTGCTGGATGAACGTGTGAACGTCCCGGAGATTGACCTGACCGAGCTTGTGGTGTCAGCCTGCCGGTCGATCTACCCGGAGCGGGCAAGCGAGTTCATCGCTGAGCTGCGGCCGCTCCTGCACGCCACCACGGACCGGTCCCAGCAGATGGACCTCGCTGCGCGACTCGCGGCGGAGAAGACCTCGGTCGAGGAGCCCGACTGGCAGTACGTTGCAGCCCGGCTCTACCTCCAGAAGCTATACGGGGAGGCTGCCAGGAACCGGGGGTACCATCAGCCGGGCTACGGCGACTTCTACGAACTGGTCCGCCAGCTCCATGCCATGGGCGATGAGGCCGGCAATCGGGTCTATGGGGCGTACATGATCGAGGCCTACAGCGAGGAAGAGATTCGGGAACTGGGGCGGTATATTCGCCCGGAACGGGACGAGCTCTTCACCTATGTCGGGCTCCTGCACCTCGCCGACCGCTACCTGATCAAGGGGTTTCACGGCGAGATTCTCGAACTACCCCAGGAACGCTACATGCACATCGCCATGCACCTGGCAAGCGTCGAGTCGGACCGGGTGACGTGGGCCAAGCGGTTCTACGACGTCCTCTCCAGGCAGGAGATGACCGTTGCCACCCCGACCTTCCGGAACGCGGCCACCCCGCTACCCCAGCTCTCCTCCTGCTTCATCGACACCGTTGACGATTCGCTGCAGTCGATCTACGACACCAATCAGTCCTTTGCACAGGTCTCCAAGCACGGGGGCGGCATGGGTATCTACATCGGCAAGCTGCGCGCCCGCGGCTCCGCCATTCGCGGCCGGAAGGGAGCGGCGGCCGGTGTGATTCCCTGGGTGCGAAACTATAACGACACCGCCGTCGCCGTCGACCAGCTGGGCGCCCGCAAGGGTGCGGTCTCAATCTGGCTCGACGTGTGGCACAAGGAGATCTTCGAGTTCCTGGCGCTGAAGCTGAACAACGGGGACGACCGGATGCGGGCCCACGACATCTTCCCCGGTGTCTGCGTTCCCGACGCCTTCATGCGTGCCGTGGAGCAGGACGCTGACTGGCACCTGTTCTGCCCGCACGAAGTGCGCACGGAGATGGGCTTCTCCCTGGAGGACGCCTGGGGTGAGGAGTGGGAGCGGCGGTACCGGCTGTGCGTGGAAGCTGCCCATGCGGACAAGCTCGACGCCACCGTCGTGAGGGCCAGGCAAGTTGCCAAGGCGATGCTCAAGAGCCAGTACGAGACGGGCGGCCCGTTCCTCTTCTTCCGGGACACGGTCAACCGGCTGAACCCGAACAAGCATGCCGGCATGGTCTACTGCTCCAACCTCTGCACGGAGATCGCACAGAACCAGAGCCCCACCAGGCTGATCGAGAAGACCGATGACGGGGAGGTGATCACCTACCGCTGGCAGCCCGGCGACTTCGTCGTCTGCAACCTGGCATCGATTAACCTGAGCAAGGTGCACACCGAGGAGAAGATCGCTGAGGTGGTCCCCCTGGCGATCCGGATGCTGGACAACGTGATCGACCTCAACTTCTATCCGGTGCCCCAGGCGAAGATCACGAACAAGAAGTACCGCGCCATCGGCCTTGGCGTCCACGGCTACCACCAGATGCTGGCCGAACTCGGCATCCACTGGGAGTCGGAAGACCACCTGCGGAAGGCCGACGAGGTCTTCGAGCTGCTCAACTACTACGCCGTCAAAACCTCGATTGAACTGGCAGCGGAGAAGGGGTGCTATCCGCTCTGTAAGGGCTCCGACTGGGAGACCGGCGAGTACTTTGCGCTACGCGGCTACGAGAGCGACCGGTGGCAGGCGCTACGCCGGCAGGCCGCTGAAGTCGGCCTGCGAAACGCATACCTGCTCGCCATCGCCCCGACCAGCTCCACCTCTCTCCTCTGCGGGACCACCGCCTCCGTGGATCCGATTTATGACCGGGTCTATAACGAGGGCAAAAAGGATCAGGTGATCCCGCTGGCCGCCCCCGGCCTCTCCCCCAAGACCTATCTCTACTACAAGCCAGCCCACCAGATCGATCAGACCTGGTCGATCCGGGCGGCGGGGGTGCGGCAGCGCCACATCGACCAGAGCCAGTCCTTCAACCTCTACATCCGTCCGGACATCAAGGGCAGGGATTTCCTGAACCTGTACATGCAGGCGTGGAAGAACGGCCTGAAGACGGTCTACTACGTGCGGTCGCGCAGCCTCGAAGTGACGGAAGCGGAGTGCGAGGCCTGCCAGGCATAG
- a CDS encoding N-acetylmuramoyl-L-alanine amidase, giving the protein MVTRIVLDPGHGGWDPGAVANGITEKDYQLAIGLRLRDALLARYDDVEVRMTRETDASVDPAGMSLPPGTARLARELQARVNIANGWPDSVLISLHNDAAGDSRARGGTIYVYGPQSWVAAVAPDGKINHRAPRSYQLAQAMEPIFREMLAKHGIPCNGTKAGDFQVLRNTAGRAVLVEAFFSTSPLDAAAAKTEAFKADLTDAYCRMIAAALGLREKAPATTNPRPVRVVLPSGKVITGELRDSHTWIEVGGVWCPLRAWAELLGFEVLWDNNGPTATVRLPK; this is encoded by the coding sequence ATGGTTACCCGAATCGTCCTGGACCCCGGCCACGGCGGCTGGGACCCCGGCGCTGTGGCGAACGGCATCACCGAGAAGGACTACCAGCTGGCCATCGGACTGCGGCTCCGGGATGCCCTCCTCGCCCGCTATGACGACGTGGAGGTCCGTATGACCAGGGAGACGGACGCCTCGGTGGACCCGGCGGGCATGAGTCTGCCGCCTGGCACGGCGAGACTGGCCCGCGAGCTTCAGGCCCGCGTCAACATCGCCAACGGCTGGCCGGACTCGGTGCTAATCTCCCTGCACAACGACGCCGCTGGTGACAGCCGGGCCCGTGGCGGAACGATCTACGTGTATGGCCCGCAGTCGTGGGTGGCAGCTGTGGCCCCTGACGGCAAGATCAACCACCGGGCGCCCCGCAGCTACCAACTGGCGCAGGCCATGGAGCCGATCTTCCGGGAGATGCTGGCGAAACACGGCATCCCCTGCAACGGGACCAAGGCAGGTGATTTCCAGGTTTTGAGAAATACGGCGGGGCGGGCCGTGCTGGTCGAGGCATTCTTCAGCACCTCACCTCTGGACGCCGCCGCCGCCAAGACGGAGGCTTTCAAGGCAGACCTGACGGACGCCTACTGCCGGATGATCGCCGCCGCCCTCGGCCTGCGTGAGAAGGCCCCGGCCACTACTAACCCCCGGCCCGTCCGGGTCGTCCTGCCCAGCGGCAAGGTCATCACCGGGGAACTGCGAGACTCGCACACCTGGATCGAGGTCGGCGGGGTCTGGTGCCCGCTCCGGGCGTGGGCAGAACTGCTTGGCTTCGAGGTGCTTTGGGATAACAACGGCCCCACCGCAACCGTGCGGCTTCCCAAGTAG
- a CDS encoding zinc-ribbon domain-containing protein, translated as MAKPHTCPDCGAEVPPLSPVCPSCGAPSPC; from the coding sequence ATGGCAAAGCCTCACACCTGTCCCGATTGCGGCGCAGAGGTTCCGCCGCTCAGCCCGGTCTGCCCGTCCTGCGGCGCCCCGAGCCCTTGCTGA
- a CDS encoding ribonucleotide-diphosphate reductase subunit beta, translating to MERLAERKRLFNEHGERDWGKRRIIGGNPTNIMELTNVKYEWAQKLSDIMLRNFWIPEEVPLLDDAKQYLELTADEQWAYDRMLSFVIFMDSILTVSMPNLINYVTAPEINMCLSIHNFHEALHSKSYGYVLESVVPAERRQYIYDLWREDRQLLERNRYIANTFQLFADNPTDEHFVRACMAQYVLEGIYFYSGFAFFYALARMGKMKGTATEIQFINRDEITHVAVFQNILNGLRQERPQLFTPQLDADLRAMIRQAAEHEMAWAAYCVGNRIQGLSGEVLQGYVKHLADQRARALGFEPLYGNHPNPIKWVESFSNLNQTKADFFETRVTNYAKSTNIDLDDL from the coding sequence ATGGAACGTCTCGCGGAGCGGAAGCGGCTTTTCAACGAACACGGGGAGCGCGACTGGGGCAAGCGCCGCATTATCGGCGGGAACCCGACCAATATCATGGAGCTGACCAACGTCAAGTACGAGTGGGCCCAGAAGCTGTCCGACATAATGCTCAGGAACTTCTGGATCCCCGAGGAGGTCCCCCTGCTCGACGACGCCAAGCAGTACCTCGAGCTTACAGCGGACGAGCAGTGGGCCTACGACCGGATGCTGTCGTTCGTCATCTTCATGGACAGCATTCTGACCGTCTCCATGCCGAATCTGATCAACTACGTGACGGCACCGGAGATCAACATGTGCCTCTCGATCCACAACTTCCACGAGGCGCTGCACAGCAAGTCGTACGGCTATGTGCTCGAGTCCGTCGTGCCCGCCGAGCGCCGCCAGTACATTTATGACCTCTGGCGTGAGGACCGGCAGCTGCTCGAGCGGAACCGGTACATCGCCAACACCTTCCAGCTTTTCGCGGACAACCCCACGGATGAGCACTTCGTCAGGGCGTGCATGGCGCAGTATGTGCTGGAAGGGATCTACTTCTACAGCGGCTTCGCCTTCTTCTACGCACTGGCCAGGATGGGCAAGATGAAGGGCACGGCGACGGAGATCCAGTTTATCAACCGGGACGAGATCACCCATGTCGCCGTCTTCCAGAACATCCTGAACGGGCTGCGGCAGGAGCGCCCCCAGTTGTTCACCCCGCAGCTGGACGCCGACCTGCGGGCGATGATCCGGCAGGCGGCCGAGCACGAGATGGCCTGGGCCGCCTACTGCGTCGGCAACCGGATCCAGGGCCTCTCCGGGGAGGTCCTGCAGGGCTATGTCAAGCACCTGGCTGACCAGCGCGCCCGCGCCCTTGGTTTCGAACCGCTGTACGGGAATCACCCCAACCCGATCAAGTGGGTGGAGTCGTTCAGCAACCTGAATCAGACGAAGGCCGACTTCTTCGAGACGCGGGTGACCAACTACGCCAAGTCGACCAATATCGACCTCGATGATCTCTAG
- a CDS encoding XcyI family restriction endonuclease translates to MASARKPPKPLNLPSPLVLPDPAGAIEFGASLDALRQLFLVQALLATVKTLDLNVLNAELAQYVPAHRLQEMAGVGLRAEIVYPVPCLIEANPRLIAYYRLLLGYSAKRLYRMNSPLGPFETLEKKGVINPRLRPHIPTICSAMIASAEKLVDGLGIQRITRELLDDLQLLTLGSQLQGARNVAIGMAGMHAVRLIIEDIVAPYITKSDANSIVLTNSAGRTVTIRIGADPDVRIEEKVGRNVKRTLSIEVKAGEDNSNIYNRLGEAEKSHNKAKKKGFTEFWTIVNTSNIDLVKARVQTPTTNEFFLLRLLKDKSTPEYADFRQRIEALCGIPTT, encoded by the coding sequence ATGGCAAGCGCCCGGAAGCCGCCGAAACCACTGAACCTGCCAAGCCCGTTAGTTCTTCCCGATCCTGCTGGTGCTATCGAGTTTGGGGCATCGTTGGATGCACTCCGGCAGTTGTTCCTGGTCCAGGCCCTTCTCGCCACCGTGAAGACTCTGGACCTTAACGTGCTCAACGCTGAACTGGCCCAGTACGTACCAGCTCATCGGCTCCAGGAGATGGCCGGCGTCGGGTTGCGCGCGGAGATTGTCTACCCGGTGCCTTGCCTGATCGAGGCCAATCCCCGCTTGATTGCCTACTACAGGCTGCTGCTGGGCTACTCGGCCAAGCGGCTGTATCGGATGAACTCGCCGTTAGGGCCGTTTGAAACGTTGGAAAAAAAGGGAGTCATCAATCCGCGCCTTCGGCCCCACATTCCGACCATCTGCTCTGCGATGATTGCCTCCGCCGAGAAGCTGGTTGATGGCTTGGGTATCCAGCGCATTACACGAGAGTTGCTTGATGACCTCCAACTGCTTACTCTCGGTTCCCAGCTTCAAGGGGCCAGGAATGTCGCCATCGGCATGGCTGGGATGCACGCTGTTCGCCTGATCATCGAAGACATTGTAGCGCCTTACATTACGAAGTCTGACGCCAACTCGATTGTACTTACGAACTCGGCGGGCCGAACGGTCACTATTCGGATCGGGGCTGATCCAGACGTTCGGATTGAAGAGAAGGTAGGGCGGAACGTGAAACGTACTCTCTCCATAGAAGTCAAGGCTGGGGAGGATAATTCCAATATCTACAACCGCCTTGGCGAAGCGGAGAAGAGTCACAACAAGGCCAAGAAGAAGGGATTCACCGAGTTCTGGACCATCGTCAACACCAGCAACATCGACCTGGTCAAGGCAAGGGTTCAAACTCCTACCACTAATGAGTTCTTCCTCCTGCGTCTCCTGAAGGACAAGAGCACCCCTGAATACGCCGACTTCCGGCAACGCATCGAGGCCCTTTGCGGAATCCCAACCACCTGA